A window of Syngnathoides biaculeatus isolate LvHL_M chromosome 9, ASM1980259v1, whole genome shotgun sequence contains these coding sequences:
- the cpz gene encoding carboxypeptidase Z isoform X4 — translation MFPNILGHQSRMDAESGSEYLLLSVIHGLLNGECSPDIRLVGCSVLASPCQDNKMIKPCRSTCESLRKDCSHTFEAIHMAWPYFLDCDRFFASDSEGCFDPLAALKARQELTRSSLSPEEPSTIIQFTYTTNSQLYGLLKRTAAKCSHISHVYSIGRSTEGRDLLVIEFSDNPGQHELLEPEVKLIGNMHGNEVLGRQLLIYLAQYLCSEYTLGNPRVQALINNTRIHILASMNPDGYELAAAEVEDSNDPELINQEGHLLNGWTNGRTNAQNIDLNRNFPDLTTVFYRNRRSRHFRTDHIPIPDGYWFGKVAPETFAVMKWIRSIPFVQSASLHGGELVVSYPFDFSRHPHEEKMFSPTPDERVFKQLARTYADAHATMSNNDTDRCGAMFYRTRGIINGALWYSFPGGMSDFNYLHTNCLEITVELGCDKFPSEIELYPEWKRNKEALLSFVESVHRGIKGVVKDVNGNGIKDATISVRGIRKDVTTAEGGDYWRLLSSGTHIVTATAKGYSRVSKRVHLPHNLNKAGRVDFVLKKVPVRPDIDDHFFPTIDTWDRFDPYNEFEHYSEPDPAEGGIERQEKPWWWSYFSQSDSSPPNWLLRNV, via the exons ATGTTTCCCAACATCCTTGGCCACCAGAGTCGTATGGATGCCGAATCGGGGTCAGAGTACCTTCTCTTGAGTGTCATCCACGGCCTCCTTAATGGAGAGTGCTCCCCTGACATCCGTCTCGTGGGCTGCTCAGTACTTGCGTCGCCCTGCCAGGACAACAAGATGATTAAGCCCTGTCGCAGCACATGTGAGTCCCTGAGGAAGGACTGTTCCCACACCTTTGAGGCGATACACATGGCCTGGCCATACTTCCTAGACTGTGACCGCTTCTTTGCAAGCGACAGCGAGGGGTGCTTCGACCCACTGGCAGCGCTCAAAG CCAGGCAGGAGCTAACAAGGTCCAGCCTCTCACCAGAAGAACCCAGCACCATCATCCAGTTCACGTACACTACCAACAGTCAGCTGTACGGCTTACTGAAGAGAACAGCAGCCAAGTGTTCCCACATTTCTCATGTTTACAGCATCGGCCGTAGCACTGAGGGCCGAGATTTACTGGTCATCGAATTCAGCGACAATCCTGGACAGCATGAACTGT TGGAGCCAGAGGTCAAGCTGATAGGCAACATGCACGGCAACGAGGTGCTCGGTCGCCAGCTGCTCATCTACTTGGCTCAGTACTTGTGCTCAGAGTATACCTTGGGAAACCCGCGGGTACAAGCCCTCATCAACAACACCCGCATCCACATCCTGGCCTCCATGAACCCCGACGGCTACGAGCTTGCCGCCGCAGAGGTAGAGGATAGCAATGACCCGGAGCTCATCAATCAGGAA GGTCACTTACTGAACGGCTGGACTAATGGCCGCACCAACGCCCAGAACATCGACCTGAACCGCAACTTCCCTGACCTCACAACTGTCTTCTACCGCAACCGTCGCAGCAGGCACTTCCGGACTGACCACATCCCAATTCCTGACGGCTATTGGTTTGGCAAG GTGGCACCAGAGACCTTTGCAGTGATGAAGTGGATCCGGTCAATCCCCTTTGTCCAGTCGGCCAGCCTCCACGGGGGTGAGCTGGTCGTCTCCTATCCCTTTGACTTCTCCAGACACCCCCACGAGGAGAAGATGTTCTCGCCCACTCCAGATGAACGG GTGTTTAAGCAACTGGCTCGCACCTATGCGGACGCTCACGCCACCATGTCAAACAACGACACGGATAGGTGTGGAGCAATGTTTTACCGAACTAGGGGCATCATCAATGGGGCTCTGTGGTACAGTTTCCCTGGag GCATGTCAGACTTCAACTACCTGCACACAAATTGTTTGGAGATCACAGTGGAGCTGGGCTGTGACAAATTCCCCTCTGAGATTGAGCTTTACCCAGAATGGAAGCGGAACAAGGAAGCTTTGCTCAGTTTTGTGGAGTCG GTCCATCGGGGGATTAAAGGTGTTGTCAAGGATGTTAATGGCAATGGGATCAAAGATGCCACCATCTCAGTCAGGGGGATTCGAAAAGATGTCACCACGG CTGAAGGTGGAGACTACTGGCGTCTGCTGAGCTCTGGTACTCACATCGTGACAGCCACTGCCAAGGGCTACTCCCGGGTCAGCAAGCGGGTTCATTTGCCTCACAACCTGAACAAAGCCGGACGTGTGGACTTTGTCTTGAAGAAG GTTCCGGTGCGGCCTGATATTGACGACCACTTCTTCCCCACAATAGACACGTGGGATCGTTTTGACCCTTACAATGAGTTTGAACACTATAGTGAGCCAGATCCAGCTGAGGGGGGCATCGAGCGGCAGGAAAAACCCTGGTGGTGGTCTTACTTCTCCCAGTCTGACAGTTCGCCTCCAAACTGGCTGCTGCGAAATGTCTAA
- the cpz gene encoding carboxypeptidase Z isoform X1 — protein sequence MRTNMLLGLLGLFLAFTENCRGAPQQTCHPGDELLGRCSNSVTEAKPTCTEMHLSYCNDVGYTRTMFPNILGHQSRMDAESGSEYLLLSVIHGLLNGECSPDIRLVGCSVLASPCQDNKMIKPCRSTCESLRKDCSHTFEAIHMAWPYFLDCDRFFASDSEGCFDPLAALKARQELTRSSLSPEEPSTIIQFTYTTNSQLYGLLKRTAAKCSHISHVYSIGRSTEGRDLLVIEFSDNPGQHELLEPEVKLIGNMHGNEVLGRQLLIYLAQYLCSEYTLGNPRVQALINNTRIHILASMNPDGYELAAAEVEDSNDPELINQEGHLLNGWTNGRTNAQNIDLNRNFPDLTTVFYRNRRSRHFRTDHIPIPDGYWFGKVAPETFAVMKWIRSIPFVQSASLHGGELVVSYPFDFSRHPHEEKMFSPTPDERVFKQLARTYADAHATMSNNDTDRCGAMFYRTRGIINGALWYSFPGGMSDFNYLHTNCLEITVELGCDKFPSEIELYPEWKRNKEALLSFVESVHRGIKGVVKDVNGNGIKDATISVRGIRKDVTTAEGGDYWRLLSSGTHIVTATAKGYSRVSKRVHLPHNLNKAGRVDFVLKKVPVRPDIDDHFFPTIDTWDRFDPYNEFEHYSEPDPAEGGIERQEKPWWWSYFSQSDSSPPNWLLRNV from the exons ATGCGAACAAATATGCTTCTCGGACTTTTGGGGCTGTTTCTGGCTTTCACGGAAAATTGTCGGGGCGCACCACAGCAGACCTGTCATCCAGGAGACGAACTTCTGG GAAGATGCAGTAACAGTGTGACCGAAGCAAAAC CTACCTGCACAGAGATGCATCTGAGCTACTGTAATGATGTAGGATACACTAG AACTATGTTTCCCAACATCCTTGGCCACCAGAGTCGTATGGATGCCGAATCGGGGTCAGAGTACCTTCTCTTGAGTGTCATCCACGGCCTCCTTAATGGAGAGTGCTCCCCTGACATCCGTCTCGTGGGCTGCTCAGTACTTGCGTCGCCCTGCCAGGACAACAAGATGATTAAGCCCTGTCGCAGCACATGTGAGTCCCTGAGGAAGGACTGTTCCCACACCTTTGAGGCGATACACATGGCCTGGCCATACTTCCTAGACTGTGACCGCTTCTTTGCAAGCGACAGCGAGGGGTGCTTCGACCCACTGGCAGCGCTCAAAG CCAGGCAGGAGCTAACAAGGTCCAGCCTCTCACCAGAAGAACCCAGCACCATCATCCAGTTCACGTACACTACCAACAGTCAGCTGTACGGCTTACTGAAGAGAACAGCAGCCAAGTGTTCCCACATTTCTCATGTTTACAGCATCGGCCGTAGCACTGAGGGCCGAGATTTACTGGTCATCGAATTCAGCGACAATCCTGGACAGCATGAACTGT TGGAGCCAGAGGTCAAGCTGATAGGCAACATGCACGGCAACGAGGTGCTCGGTCGCCAGCTGCTCATCTACTTGGCTCAGTACTTGTGCTCAGAGTATACCTTGGGAAACCCGCGGGTACAAGCCCTCATCAACAACACCCGCATCCACATCCTGGCCTCCATGAACCCCGACGGCTACGAGCTTGCCGCCGCAGAGGTAGAGGATAGCAATGACCCGGAGCTCATCAATCAGGAA GGTCACTTACTGAACGGCTGGACTAATGGCCGCACCAACGCCCAGAACATCGACCTGAACCGCAACTTCCCTGACCTCACAACTGTCTTCTACCGCAACCGTCGCAGCAGGCACTTCCGGACTGACCACATCCCAATTCCTGACGGCTATTGGTTTGGCAAG GTGGCACCAGAGACCTTTGCAGTGATGAAGTGGATCCGGTCAATCCCCTTTGTCCAGTCGGCCAGCCTCCACGGGGGTGAGCTGGTCGTCTCCTATCCCTTTGACTTCTCCAGACACCCCCACGAGGAGAAGATGTTCTCGCCCACTCCAGATGAACGG GTGTTTAAGCAACTGGCTCGCACCTATGCGGACGCTCACGCCACCATGTCAAACAACGACACGGATAGGTGTGGAGCAATGTTTTACCGAACTAGGGGCATCATCAATGGGGCTCTGTGGTACAGTTTCCCTGGag GCATGTCAGACTTCAACTACCTGCACACAAATTGTTTGGAGATCACAGTGGAGCTGGGCTGTGACAAATTCCCCTCTGAGATTGAGCTTTACCCAGAATGGAAGCGGAACAAGGAAGCTTTGCTCAGTTTTGTGGAGTCG GTCCATCGGGGGATTAAAGGTGTTGTCAAGGATGTTAATGGCAATGGGATCAAAGATGCCACCATCTCAGTCAGGGGGATTCGAAAAGATGTCACCACGG CTGAAGGTGGAGACTACTGGCGTCTGCTGAGCTCTGGTACTCACATCGTGACAGCCACTGCCAAGGGCTACTCCCGGGTCAGCAAGCGGGTTCATTTGCCTCACAACCTGAACAAAGCCGGACGTGTGGACTTTGTCTTGAAGAAG GTTCCGGTGCGGCCTGATATTGACGACCACTTCTTCCCCACAATAGACACGTGGGATCGTTTTGACCCTTACAATGAGTTTGAACACTATAGTGAGCCAGATCCAGCTGAGGGGGGCATCGAGCGGCAGGAAAAACCCTGGTGGTGGTCTTACTTCTCCCAGTCTGACAGTTCGCCTCCAAACTGGCTGCTGCGAAATGTCTAA
- the cpz gene encoding carboxypeptidase Z isoform X3, producing MRTNMLLGLLGLFLAFTENCRGAPQQTCHPGDELLGRCSNSVTEAKPTCTEMHLSYCNDVGYTRTMFPNILGHQSRMDAESGSEYLLLSVIHGLLNGECSPDIRLVGCSVLASPCQDNKMIKPCRSTYCDRFFASDSEGCFDPLAALKARQELTRSSLSPEEPSTIIQFTYTTNSQLYGLLKRTAAKCSHISHVYSIGRSTEGRDLLVIEFSDNPGQHELLEPEVKLIGNMHGNEVLGRQLLIYLAQYLCSEYTLGNPRVQALINNTRIHILASMNPDGYELAAAEVEDSNDPELINQEGHLLNGWTNGRTNAQNIDLNRNFPDLTTVFYRNRRSRHFRTDHIPIPDGYWFGKVAPETFAVMKWIRSIPFVQSASLHGGELVVSYPFDFSRHPHEEKMFSPTPDERVFKQLARTYADAHATMSNNDTDRCGAMFYRTRGIINGALWYSFPGGMSDFNYLHTNCLEITVELGCDKFPSEIELYPEWKRNKEALLSFVESVHRGIKGVVKDVNGNGIKDATISVRGIRKDVTTAEGGDYWRLLSSGTHIVTATAKGYSRVSKRVHLPHNLNKAGRVDFVLKKVPVRPDIDDHFFPTIDTWDRFDPYNEFEHYSEPDPAEGGIERQEKPWWWSYFSQSDSSPPNWLLRNV from the exons ATGCGAACAAATATGCTTCTCGGACTTTTGGGGCTGTTTCTGGCTTTCACGGAAAATTGTCGGGGCGCACCACAGCAGACCTGTCATCCAGGAGACGAACTTCTGG GAAGATGCAGTAACAGTGTGACCGAAGCAAAAC CTACCTGCACAGAGATGCATCTGAGCTACTGTAATGATGTAGGATACACTAG AACTATGTTTCCCAACATCCTTGGCCACCAGAGTCGTATGGATGCCGAATCGGGGTCAGAGTACCTTCTCTTGAGTGTCATCCACGGCCTCCTTAATGGAGAGTGCTCCCCTGACATCCGTCTCGTGGGCTGCTCAGTACTTGCGTCGCCCTGCCAGGACAACAAGATGATTAAGCCCTGTCGCAGCACAT ACTGTGACCGCTTCTTTGCAAGCGACAGCGAGGGGTGCTTCGACCCACTGGCAGCGCTCAAAG CCAGGCAGGAGCTAACAAGGTCCAGCCTCTCACCAGAAGAACCCAGCACCATCATCCAGTTCACGTACACTACCAACAGTCAGCTGTACGGCTTACTGAAGAGAACAGCAGCCAAGTGTTCCCACATTTCTCATGTTTACAGCATCGGCCGTAGCACTGAGGGCCGAGATTTACTGGTCATCGAATTCAGCGACAATCCTGGACAGCATGAACTGT TGGAGCCAGAGGTCAAGCTGATAGGCAACATGCACGGCAACGAGGTGCTCGGTCGCCAGCTGCTCATCTACTTGGCTCAGTACTTGTGCTCAGAGTATACCTTGGGAAACCCGCGGGTACAAGCCCTCATCAACAACACCCGCATCCACATCCTGGCCTCCATGAACCCCGACGGCTACGAGCTTGCCGCCGCAGAGGTAGAGGATAGCAATGACCCGGAGCTCATCAATCAGGAA GGTCACTTACTGAACGGCTGGACTAATGGCCGCACCAACGCCCAGAACATCGACCTGAACCGCAACTTCCCTGACCTCACAACTGTCTTCTACCGCAACCGTCGCAGCAGGCACTTCCGGACTGACCACATCCCAATTCCTGACGGCTATTGGTTTGGCAAG GTGGCACCAGAGACCTTTGCAGTGATGAAGTGGATCCGGTCAATCCCCTTTGTCCAGTCGGCCAGCCTCCACGGGGGTGAGCTGGTCGTCTCCTATCCCTTTGACTTCTCCAGACACCCCCACGAGGAGAAGATGTTCTCGCCCACTCCAGATGAACGG GTGTTTAAGCAACTGGCTCGCACCTATGCGGACGCTCACGCCACCATGTCAAACAACGACACGGATAGGTGTGGAGCAATGTTTTACCGAACTAGGGGCATCATCAATGGGGCTCTGTGGTACAGTTTCCCTGGag GCATGTCAGACTTCAACTACCTGCACACAAATTGTTTGGAGATCACAGTGGAGCTGGGCTGTGACAAATTCCCCTCTGAGATTGAGCTTTACCCAGAATGGAAGCGGAACAAGGAAGCTTTGCTCAGTTTTGTGGAGTCG GTCCATCGGGGGATTAAAGGTGTTGTCAAGGATGTTAATGGCAATGGGATCAAAGATGCCACCATCTCAGTCAGGGGGATTCGAAAAGATGTCACCACGG CTGAAGGTGGAGACTACTGGCGTCTGCTGAGCTCTGGTACTCACATCGTGACAGCCACTGCCAAGGGCTACTCCCGGGTCAGCAAGCGGGTTCATTTGCCTCACAACCTGAACAAAGCCGGACGTGTGGACTTTGTCTTGAAGAAG GTTCCGGTGCGGCCTGATATTGACGACCACTTCTTCCCCACAATAGACACGTGGGATCGTTTTGACCCTTACAATGAGTTTGAACACTATAGTGAGCCAGATCCAGCTGAGGGGGGCATCGAGCGGCAGGAAAAACCCTGGTGGTGGTCTTACTTCTCCCAGTCTGACAGTTCGCCTCCAAACTGGCTGCTGCGAAATGTCTAA
- the cpz gene encoding carboxypeptidase Z isoform X2, whose amino-acid sequence MRTNMLLGLLGLFLAFTENCRGAPQQTCHPGDELLGRCSNSVTEAKPTCTEMHLSYCNDVGYTRTMFPNILGHQSRMDAESGSEYLLLSVIHGLLNGECSPDIRLVGCSVLASPCQDNKMIKPCRSTCESLRKDCSHTFEAIHMAWPYFLDCDRFFASDSEGCFDPLAALKARQELTRSSLSPEEPSTIIQFTYTTNSQLYGLLKRTAAKCSHISHVYSIGRSTEGRDLLVIEFSDNPGQHELLEPEVKLIGNMHGNEVLGRQLLIYLAQYLCSEYTLGNPRVQALINNTRIHILASMNPDGYELAAAEGHLLNGWTNGRTNAQNIDLNRNFPDLTTVFYRNRRSRHFRTDHIPIPDGYWFGKVAPETFAVMKWIRSIPFVQSASLHGGELVVSYPFDFSRHPHEEKMFSPTPDERVFKQLARTYADAHATMSNNDTDRCGAMFYRTRGIINGALWYSFPGGMSDFNYLHTNCLEITVELGCDKFPSEIELYPEWKRNKEALLSFVESVHRGIKGVVKDVNGNGIKDATISVRGIRKDVTTAEGGDYWRLLSSGTHIVTATAKGYSRVSKRVHLPHNLNKAGRVDFVLKKVPVRPDIDDHFFPTIDTWDRFDPYNEFEHYSEPDPAEGGIERQEKPWWWSYFSQSDSSPPNWLLRNV is encoded by the exons ATGCGAACAAATATGCTTCTCGGACTTTTGGGGCTGTTTCTGGCTTTCACGGAAAATTGTCGGGGCGCACCACAGCAGACCTGTCATCCAGGAGACGAACTTCTGG GAAGATGCAGTAACAGTGTGACCGAAGCAAAAC CTACCTGCACAGAGATGCATCTGAGCTACTGTAATGATGTAGGATACACTAG AACTATGTTTCCCAACATCCTTGGCCACCAGAGTCGTATGGATGCCGAATCGGGGTCAGAGTACCTTCTCTTGAGTGTCATCCACGGCCTCCTTAATGGAGAGTGCTCCCCTGACATCCGTCTCGTGGGCTGCTCAGTACTTGCGTCGCCCTGCCAGGACAACAAGATGATTAAGCCCTGTCGCAGCACATGTGAGTCCCTGAGGAAGGACTGTTCCCACACCTTTGAGGCGATACACATGGCCTGGCCATACTTCCTAGACTGTGACCGCTTCTTTGCAAGCGACAGCGAGGGGTGCTTCGACCCACTGGCAGCGCTCAAAG CCAGGCAGGAGCTAACAAGGTCCAGCCTCTCACCAGAAGAACCCAGCACCATCATCCAGTTCACGTACACTACCAACAGTCAGCTGTACGGCTTACTGAAGAGAACAGCAGCCAAGTGTTCCCACATTTCTCATGTTTACAGCATCGGCCGTAGCACTGAGGGCCGAGATTTACTGGTCATCGAATTCAGCGACAATCCTGGACAGCATGAACTGT TGGAGCCAGAGGTCAAGCTGATAGGCAACATGCACGGCAACGAGGTGCTCGGTCGCCAGCTGCTCATCTACTTGGCTCAGTACTTGTGCTCAGAGTATACCTTGGGAAACCCGCGGGTACAAGCCCTCATCAACAACACCCGCATCCACATCCTGGCCTCCATGAACCCCGACGGCTACGAGCTTGCCGCCGCAGAG GGTCACTTACTGAACGGCTGGACTAATGGCCGCACCAACGCCCAGAACATCGACCTGAACCGCAACTTCCCTGACCTCACAACTGTCTTCTACCGCAACCGTCGCAGCAGGCACTTCCGGACTGACCACATCCCAATTCCTGACGGCTATTGGTTTGGCAAG GTGGCACCAGAGACCTTTGCAGTGATGAAGTGGATCCGGTCAATCCCCTTTGTCCAGTCGGCCAGCCTCCACGGGGGTGAGCTGGTCGTCTCCTATCCCTTTGACTTCTCCAGACACCCCCACGAGGAGAAGATGTTCTCGCCCACTCCAGATGAACGG GTGTTTAAGCAACTGGCTCGCACCTATGCGGACGCTCACGCCACCATGTCAAACAACGACACGGATAGGTGTGGAGCAATGTTTTACCGAACTAGGGGCATCATCAATGGGGCTCTGTGGTACAGTTTCCCTGGag GCATGTCAGACTTCAACTACCTGCACACAAATTGTTTGGAGATCACAGTGGAGCTGGGCTGTGACAAATTCCCCTCTGAGATTGAGCTTTACCCAGAATGGAAGCGGAACAAGGAAGCTTTGCTCAGTTTTGTGGAGTCG GTCCATCGGGGGATTAAAGGTGTTGTCAAGGATGTTAATGGCAATGGGATCAAAGATGCCACCATCTCAGTCAGGGGGATTCGAAAAGATGTCACCACGG CTGAAGGTGGAGACTACTGGCGTCTGCTGAGCTCTGGTACTCACATCGTGACAGCCACTGCCAAGGGCTACTCCCGGGTCAGCAAGCGGGTTCATTTGCCTCACAACCTGAACAAAGCCGGACGTGTGGACTTTGTCTTGAAGAAG GTTCCGGTGCGGCCTGATATTGACGACCACTTCTTCCCCACAATAGACACGTGGGATCGTTTTGACCCTTACAATGAGTTTGAACACTATAGTGAGCCAGATCCAGCTGAGGGGGGCATCGAGCGGCAGGAAAAACCCTGGTGGTGGTCTTACTTCTCCCAGTCTGACAGTTCGCCTCCAAACTGGCTGCTGCGAAATGTCTAA